A stretch of the Aggregatibacter sp. HMT-949 genome encodes the following:
- a CDS encoding penicillin-binding protein 1A, whose amino-acid sequence MRIAKLILSSLLTLCILGLVAGGILYIHLKSALPSVESLKTVELQQPMQIYTADGKLIGEVGEQRRIPVKLENVPQRLLEAFLATEDSRFYDHHGLDPVGIARALWVAVTNGGASQGASTITQQLARNFFLTPEKTIIRKAREAVLAIEIENTLSKQEILELYLNKIFLGYRSYGVAAAAQTYFGKSLDELTLSEMAIIAGLPKAPSTMNPLYSPKRAEERRNVVLARMLDEKYITKDEYDAAIKEPIVASYHGAKFDFRADYVTEMVRQEMVKRFGEEEAYTRGYKVFTTVLSKDQEQAQKAVRNNLIDYDMRHGYRGGAPLWQKNEAVWDNERIIAFLKKLPNSEPFIPAAVLSVSKNGAELLLASGEKMTLSSAAMRWTGRANPVKIGEQIWLRQRDNGEWVLGQIPAANSALVSLNSDNGAIEALVGGFSFEQSKFNRATQSLVQVGSSIKPFIYAAALEKGLTLSSVLQDSPISIAKPGQPVWNPKNSPDRYDGPMRLRVGLGQSKNMIAIRALQTAGISFTADFLQRFGFKREQYFASEALALGAASFTPLEMARAYAVFDNGGFLIDPYIIEKIQDNTGKDLFVANPKIACISCDNIPVIYGETKDKIDGFQNIAEVAKPEDLKAAQGNTNTETEEGDVQPENVPDLPELQTQNSALNDGSIDLMASAKDASSKVEYAPRVISGELAFLIRSALNTAIYGEQGLTWRGTSWRIAKDIKQRSDVGGKTGTTNNSKVAWYAGFGANLVTTTYVGFDDNKRVLGRGEAGAKTAMPAWVSYMKVALADLPERKLNLPPNIIEKTIDSNSGLLSEYGGRKEYFIVGSEPKRTYAAEMQERGYYVPSELQQRLNGGTGKTQDATPAAQPEELF is encoded by the coding sequence ATGCGGATCGCAAAATTAATATTAAGCAGCCTATTAACCCTGTGTATTTTAGGATTAGTAGCCGGCGGCATACTTTACATTCACCTTAAATCAGCCTTACCTTCGGTGGAAAGTTTAAAAACTGTGGAATTGCAACAGCCGATGCAAATTTATACGGCGGACGGCAAACTTATCGGCGAAGTGGGCGAACAGCGCCGCATTCCGGTGAAGTTGGAAAACGTCCCGCAACGCTTGCTGGAGGCTTTTTTAGCAACGGAAGATAGCCGTTTTTATGATCATCACGGTTTAGATCCGGTAGGTATCGCTCGCGCATTATGGGTGGCGGTAACTAACGGTGGGGCATCGCAGGGAGCGAGTACGATTACCCAGCAATTAGCCCGCAACTTCTTCTTAACGCCGGAAAAAACCATTATTCGTAAGGCGCGCGAAGCGGTGCTGGCCATCGAGATTGAAAATACTCTCAGTAAACAAGAAATTTTGGAACTTTATCTAAATAAAATCTTCTTGGGTTATCGTTCTTACGGCGTTGCAGCGGCAGCGCAAACCTATTTCGGCAAATCCTTAGATGAGCTGACCTTATCCGAAATGGCAATTATTGCCGGCCTGCCGAAAGCGCCTTCCACGATGAATCCGTTATATTCACCGAAACGTGCGGAAGAACGTCGCAACGTAGTATTAGCGCGTATGTTGGATGAAAAATACATCACTAAAGACGAATACGATGCGGCAATTAAAGAACCGATTGTAGCGAGTTACCACGGCGCCAAATTTGATTTTCGAGCGGATTACGTTACGGAGATGGTGCGCCAAGAAATGGTAAAACGATTCGGCGAAGAAGAAGCTTACACCCGCGGCTATAAGGTGTTTACCACCGTACTCTCCAAAGACCAAGAACAAGCGCAAAAAGCGGTACGCAATAACTTAATCGATTACGATATGCGTCATGGTTATCGCGGCGGTGCACCTTTATGGCAAAAAAACGAAGCAGTTTGGGATAACGAACGTATCATTGCCTTTTTGAAAAAATTACCGAATTCCGAGCCCTTCATTCCGGCGGCCGTATTAAGCGTTAGCAAAAACGGAGCAGAATTATTACTTGCCTCCGGTGAAAAAATGACGCTTTCTTCCGCAGCAATGCGTTGGACGGGTCGCGCCAATCCGGTGAAAATCGGCGAACAAATTTGGCTTCGACAACGCGACAACGGCGAATGGGTGCTAGGGCAAATTCCAGCGGCTAACTCCGCATTGGTTTCGCTAAATTCAGATAACGGTGCGATCGAAGCCTTGGTCGGCGGTTTTAGTTTTGAACAAAGCAAATTTAATCGTGCAACCCAATCCTTAGTACAAGTGGGTTCTTCCATTAAACCGTTTATTTATGCGGCGGCATTAGAAAAAGGCCTAACCCTTTCCAGCGTATTACAAGACAGTCCGATTTCCATCGCCAAGCCGGGACAACCGGTGTGGAACCCAAAAAATTCACCGGATCGTTACGATGGCCCGATGCGTTTACGCGTCGGTTTAGGCCAATCGAAAAATATGATTGCGATTCGCGCGCTACAAACCGCGGGTATCAGCTTTACCGCCGATTTCTTACAACGCTTCGGTTTCAAACGCGAGCAATATTTCGCTAGCGAAGCCTTAGCGCTCGGGGCAGCGTCCTTTACCCCGCTTGAAATGGCGCGCGCTTATGCAGTATTCGACAACGGTGGTTTTTTGATCGATCCTTACATCATTGAGAAAATCCAAGATAACACAGGCAAAGATTTATTCGTGGCAAATCCGAAAATTGCCTGCATTAGCTGTGACAATATTCCTGTCATTTATGGCGAAACCAAAGATAAAATCGACGGTTTCCAAAATATTGCCGAAGTGGCCAAGCCCGAGGATTTAAAAGCGGCGCAAGGCAATACCAACACAGAGACGGAAGAAGGCGACGTGCAACCGGAAAACGTGCCGGATTTACCTGAATTACAAACGCAAAACAGTGCATTAAACGACGGTTCGATCGACTTAATGGCGAGTGCCAAAGACGCTTCATCAAAAGTGGAATACGCGCCTCGAGTAATTAGCGGCGAATTGGCTTTCTTAATTCGTAGCGCATTAAATACGGCGATTTATGGCGAGCAAGGTTTAACTTGGAGAGGAACCAGTTGGCGCATCGCTAAAGACATCAAACAGCGTAGCGATGTTGGCGGTAAAACCGGAACCACCAATAATTCCAAAGTGGCGTGGTATGCCGGATTCGGAGCGAATCTGGTGACAACGACTTATGTAGGATTTGACGATAACAAACGCGTATTAGGACGTGGCGAAGCCGGTGCGAAAACCGCTATGCCTGCTTGGGTATCTTATATGAAAGTGGCGTTGGCGGATTTGCCGGAACGTAAATTAAATTTACCGCCAAACATCATAGAAAAAACCATCGACAGCAACTCCGGCTTACTTTCCGAATACGGCGGACGCAAAGAATACTTTATCGTCGGCAGCGAACCGAAACGCACCTATGCAGCGGAAATGCAAGAACGCGGTTATTATGTTCCCTCCGAATTGCAACAACGCTTAAACGGCGGCACCGGTAAAACGCAAGACGCTACCCCGGCAGCGCAACCGGAAGAATTATTCTAA
- a CDS encoding competence protein ComA, translated as MLMPYKKRQVIQIGVYRQHERFQVVWLNPQKLVQFLSFSIEETNLYAKLTARLTADFPQIRIQLRVVGCISPHLTWSKTLILPHSLSVQECERQCQFVLQKELPIALNELWFDYRAKPLKQGFRLDIHAVRRQTAMDFQCDYDKLPLQVLDLMPHAILRAFHFVLSERCENSLYLYQDVQHCFALMEAAHQPQMLQATGNLITLFEQFCRRFESKIERVYFYRTVDCEPIDLPADWNQVTTDAPFIALGNCLWQTELQQNISQGSARLTENRDERD; from the coding sequence ATGCTGATGCCTTATAAAAAACGGCAAGTAATTCAAATTGGCGTGTACCGACAACACGAACGATTCCAGGTCGTTTGGCTCAATCCTCAAAAACTAGTTCAATTTCTTTCTTTTTCTATCGAAGAAACGAACCTCTATGCCAAATTGACGGCACGTTTAACGGCAGATTTTCCGCAAATACGCATACAGCTTAGAGTGGTTGGCTGCATTTCACCGCATTTGACTTGGTCTAAAACGCTGATTTTGCCGCATTCGTTAAGCGTACAAGAATGCGAGCGACAATGTCAGTTTGTCTTGCAAAAAGAATTGCCTATCGCGTTAAACGAACTTTGGTTCGATTATCGGGCAAAGCCTCTGAAACAAGGTTTTCGTTTAGATATTCACGCCGTTCGCCGCCAAACGGCAATGGATTTTCAATGCGATTATGACAAATTGCCTCTTCAGGTTTTAGATCTCATGCCGCACGCGATTTTACGTGCGTTTCATTTTGTTTTGAGTGAACGATGTGAAAATTCGCTTTATTTGTATCAAGACGTGCAACATTGTTTTGCCCTTATGGAAGCCGCTCATCAGCCGCAAATGTTACAAGCAACGGGAAATTTGATTACGCTTTTCGAGCAATTTTGTCGGCGTTTTGAGTCAAAGATTGAACGGGTTTACTTTTATCGAACGGTTGATTGCGAACCAATCGATCTGCCTGCTGATTGGAATCAAGTGACAACCGACGCGCCTTTTATTGCCTTAGGAAATTGCCTTTGGCAAACGGAGCTACAACAAAATATATCGCAAGGCAGTGCGCGTTTAACAGAGAATAGGGATGAACGGGATTAA
- the rfaC gene encoding lipopolysaccharide heptosyltransferase RfaC codes for MKICLVKTSSMGDVIHTLPALTDAQRAIPNLQVDWVVEENFAEIPRWHTAVNQVIPIALRRWKKSPFSAQTKNEWKNYRALLQTAHYDAVIDAQGLIKSAFFAARLARGIKHGYDWHSIREPLASLFYDKKYAVSYQQHAVERVRQLFAQSLGYSLPRSQGDYAIAAHFSSEPDTTPYALFIHGTTREDKCWPESEWQKLIEKMRAVPLQIRLPWGNEKEKARAERLARGREYVRVLPRLSLTELASQIATSNAVLSVDTGLAHLTAALSKPNITLYGATDPKLVGTYGKHQWHLNASKMAEISAEQVFAKIEALQESLF; via the coding sequence ATGAAAATTTGTTTAGTCAAAACCTCCTCCATGGGCGATGTTATCCATACGCTTCCCGCATTAACCGATGCACAACGCGCAATTCCAAACTTACAAGTGGATTGGGTGGTGGAAGAAAATTTTGCTGAAATTCCGCGCTGGCATACCGCGGTGAATCAAGTGATTCCTATTGCATTGCGTCGTTGGAAAAAGTCGCCCTTTTCCGCGCAAACAAAAAATGAGTGGAAAAATTACCGTGCTTTGCTTCAAACAGCGCATTACGATGCGGTCATTGACGCACAAGGGTTGATTAAAAGCGCTTTTTTTGCCGCGCGGTTAGCGCGTGGAATTAAACACGGTTACGATTGGCACAGCATTCGAGAGCCGCTCGCTTCACTTTTCTACGATAAAAAATATGCCGTTTCTTATCAGCAACACGCAGTCGAACGAGTTCGTCAATTATTCGCCCAAAGCTTGGGCTATTCCTTGCCGCGTTCGCAAGGTGATTATGCTATCGCCGCTCATTTTTCGTCCGAGCCCGACACCACGCCCTATGCGCTTTTTATTCACGGTACAACGCGGGAAGACAAGTGTTGGCCGGAAAGCGAATGGCAAAAATTAATTGAAAAGATGCGCGCCGTTCCCTTGCAAATTCGTTTGCCTTGGGGGAATGAGAAGGAAAAAGCGCGTGCTGAACGTTTGGCGCGCGGAAGAGAATATGTGCGGGTATTGCCGCGTTTATCTTTAACCGAATTAGCCAGCCAAATTGCCACCTCCAATGCGGTGCTCTCGGTGGACACCGGCTTAGCTCATTTAACCGCAGCGCTAAGTAAGCCGAATATTACGCTTTACGGTGCGACGGATCCTAAGTTGGTCGGCACTTATGGTAAGCATCAATGGCATTTGAATGCATCAAAAATGGCGGAAATTTCAGCAGAACAGGTTTTTGCTAAAATCGAAGCATTGCAAGAAAGTTTATTTTAA
- the hslO gene encoding Hsp33 family molecular chaperone HslO, with the protein MNYTQDNDKLYRYLFQNRAVRGEWVRLNQSFTDTLNTHHYPQAVQNLLGEMMVATALLTATLKFEGNITVQIQGDGPLRLALVNANDRQQIRSLARIEGELAPNIGLHEMVGKGVLVITIAPKEGERYQGVIGLDKPTIGECLEDYFARSEQLQTQLIIRTGEYEGKPVAAGMLLQIMPDGEGSPGDFEHLATLAATAKNEELFGLSAEEMLYRLYHEERVEVYPPQDVQFFCGCSAERSGAALLLISDAEIEEILQEHKGSIDMQCECCGTHYFFNKDAIEKLKAATQAEA; encoded by the coding sequence ATGAATTACACTCAAGACAACGACAAACTTTACCGCTATCTCTTTCAAAATCGTGCCGTGCGCGGCGAATGGGTACGTTTAAACCAAAGTTTTACGGATACTTTAAATACGCATCATTACCCACAAGCGGTACAAAATTTGCTCGGTGAAATGATGGTGGCGACTGCGTTATTAACCGCTACGTTGAAATTTGAAGGCAATATTACCGTGCAGATTCAAGGTGATGGCCCGCTCCGTTTGGCTTTAGTTAACGCTAACGATCGACAACAAATTCGCTCCTTGGCGCGCATTGAAGGCGAACTTGCACCGAATATTGGTTTGCACGAAATGGTTGGCAAAGGCGTATTGGTGATAACGATTGCGCCAAAAGAAGGCGAACGTTACCAAGGCGTAATTGGTTTGGATAAACCGACGATCGGTGAATGTTTAGAAGATTATTTCGCCCGTTCCGAACAGTTACAAACCCAACTGATTATTCGCACCGGCGAATACGAAGGCAAACCTGTGGCGGCGGGAATGTTGCTGCAAATTATGCCGGACGGCGAAGGCTCGCCGGGCGATTTTGAACATTTGGCGACACTCGCGGCAACCGCGAAAAACGAAGAATTATTTGGCTTGAGCGCGGAAGAAATGCTTTATCGTTTATATCACGAAGAGCGTGTAGAAGTGTATCCGCCGCAAGATGTCCAATTCTTCTGCGGTTGTTCGGCGGAACGTTCCGGTGCAGCGCTGTTATTAATTTCTGATGCGGAAATCGAAGAGATTTTGCAAGAACACAAAGGCAGTATCGATATGCAATGCGAATGTTGCGGCACCCACTACTTCTTCAATAAAGACGCGATTGAGAAATTAAAAGCGGCGACGCAGGCGGAAGCTTAA
- a CDS encoding DMT family transporter: MNPLRIHLQLLGMAILWGASWPWGRVVAQAMPTFVASSMRFFIAIIPLVIWLYAANRFRYAKKLRPNQWLGLFLTALLGVFGYSTFFIWGLKYVPAGQATVIVATNPVFTTIFAIWLFKEKWNKWVANGMVIAVAGSLLAMTKGEPTQMLTNFGFGQLLLLGALVCWVAYTLLARKVLVGIDSLTATTISSIFGFLLLFIGALIAENWQDWAIVLTLDQSTWFSLLGLALGATVLAYAWYFDGVKYLGAGNAAAYIILVPILGILFSAIWLNEQVDSSLLIGGTLAVSGLGIMHWGRRRIK, encoded by the coding sequence ATGAATCCGTTACGCATCCATTTACAGTTACTCGGCATGGCGATCCTGTGGGGCGCTTCTTGGCCTTGGGGGCGCGTGGTGGCGCAGGCGATGCCTACTTTTGTGGCATCAAGCATGCGCTTTTTTATCGCGATTATTCCACTGGTTATCTGGCTGTACGCAGCAAATCGTTTTCGTTACGCCAAAAAACTCCGCCCTAATCAATGGCTCGGCTTATTTCTTACCGCCTTGCTTGGTGTATTCGGCTATTCCACGTTTTTTATTTGGGGGTTGAAATATGTGCCGGCGGGACAAGCGACGGTAATTGTGGCAACCAATCCGGTATTCACCACAATTTTTGCTATTTGGTTATTTAAAGAAAAATGGAACAAGTGGGTGGCGAACGGTATGGTGATTGCCGTTGCCGGTTCCCTGTTAGCGATGACAAAAGGCGAGCCCACACAAATGTTGACAAACTTTGGCTTCGGGCAATTGTTATTGCTCGGCGCACTCGTCTGCTGGGTGGCGTACACCTTGTTGGCACGCAAAGTCTTGGTGGGGATTGATTCGTTAACCGCCACTACGATTTCTTCAATTTTTGGCTTTTTATTGTTATTTATTGGGGCGTTAATTGCAGAAAATTGGCAAGACTGGGCGATTGTTCTCACCTTGGATCAAAGCACATGGTTTAGTTTACTCGGCTTAGCGCTTGGCGCGACCGTATTGGCTTATGCATGGTATTTTGATGGTGTGAAGTATCTCGGTGCCGGCAATGCGGCGGCATACATCATTCTCGTACCGATTCTCGGTATTTTATTTTCGGCCATTTGGTTGAACGAACAAGTAGATTCCTCGCTGCTTATCGGCGGCACGCTTGCGGTTTCCGGCTTGGGAATTATGCATTGGGGGCGGCGTCGAATTAAATGA
- a CDS encoding pilus assembly protein PilP, which translates to MRKFHYFFTAILGLCSYLPGQAADPFDRTQRQSELQSETRISTHTAKCSFNEPVFAIETAFDQLKLVGVVMYKQVPEALFLDDRQQLITAKQGHRLGQESYLLQQISKNGVRLLRPKTGQCEQTESLDVRF; encoded by the coding sequence GTGCGGAAATTTCACTATTTTTTTACGGCGATTTTAGGATTGTGTTCCTACTTGCCGGGACAAGCGGCCGATCCTTTTGATCGTACTCAGCGACAAAGTGAACTTCAATCGGAAACGAGAATATCAACACACACGGCAAAATGCTCTTTCAACGAGCCTGTTTTTGCCATTGAAACTGCGTTTGATCAACTGAAATTGGTGGGTGTAGTGATGTATAAACAAGTGCCCGAGGCCTTGTTTTTGGATGATCGCCAGCAATTAATTACGGCTAAGCAAGGGCATCGGTTAGGGCAGGAAAGCTACCTGTTGCAACAAATCAGTAAAAACGGGGTGCGGCTGCTTCGTCCAAAAACGGGGCAATGCGAGCAAACAGAATCTTTAGATGTACGATTTTAG
- a CDS encoding amidophosphoribosyltransferase: protein MSKFFHFSCVLCQSALKQGANGICSSCQRKMKRYIYCGGCGAPLQYFACRCGNCRQLEPAWDRMVVIGHYAEPLSYLIHRFKFRKQFWLDRTLARLLLLAVYDARRSHGLTFPQAIIPVPLYHFRQWQRGYNQAELLAKILSRWLKIPCLSHIVKRVKHTHTQRGLTAHARRRNLKNAFVVGFSEGFPYESVALVDDVITTGSTLNEIAKQLRQLGVKEIQVWGLAHA, encoded by the coding sequence TTGAGCAAATTTTTTCATTTTAGTTGCGTGCTATGCCAATCCGCTTTAAAACAAGGAGCAAACGGCATTTGTTCGAGCTGTCAGCGAAAGATGAAACGCTACATTTATTGCGGCGGTTGCGGTGCACCTTTGCAATATTTTGCTTGCCGTTGTGGAAATTGTCGACAACTGGAACCGGCTTGGGATCGAATGGTGGTTATCGGACATTATGCGGAGCCGCTTTCTTATTTGATTCATCGGTTTAAATTTCGAAAACAATTTTGGCTTGATCGCACATTGGCGCGTTTGTTGTTGCTTGCTGTTTATGATGCCAGACGCAGTCACGGCTTAACCTTTCCGCAAGCCATTATTCCCGTGCCTCTATATCATTTTCGTCAATGGCAACGCGGTTACAATCAAGCGGAGCTACTGGCGAAAATATTAAGTCGATGGCTTAAAATTCCTTGTTTATCCCATATCGTTAAGCGGGTAAAACATACACATACCCAGCGAGGATTGACCGCGCATGCACGCCGGCGGAATTTGAAAAACGCTTTCGTTGTAGGTTTTTCCGAGGGGTTTCCTTATGAATCGGTGGCTCTGGTAGATGACGTAATTACCACCGGTTCCACTTTAAATGAAATTGCCAAACAATTGCGTCAATTAGGTGTAAAAGAAATTCAGGTATGGGGGCTAGCGCATGCTTAG
- a CDS encoding type IV pilus secretin PilQ, with protein sequence MKKYGLLLLSFCCLKVAAEFKENQVFSIRLKQAPMVASLQELALVQGTNLVVDDELEGSLSLQLDNVDLDRVLRSVARMKGLSLRVEDDIYYLGKRSEQEAFAAPMNAVPPALVGESVDALKESESNLVSRTIKLHFAKASEVMKSLTTGSGSLLSPAGSIAFDDRSNLLIIQDEAKSVKNMAKLIAELDKPIEQIAIEARIVTITDESLKELGVRWGIFAPTENAYRVGGSLEAAGFTNLTENLNVNFAANTTPAGSIALQVAKINGRLLDLELTALERENNVEIIASPRLLTTNKKSASIKQGTEIPYVVTNGKNDTQSVEFREAVLGLEVTPHISKDNNILLDLLVSQNSPGNRVSYGQQNNEVVSIDKQEINTQVFAKDGETIVLGGVFHDTISKGVDKVPVLGDIPLVKRLFSKESERHQKRELVIFVTPHILKQGETLDSLKQKTRGKQGR encoded by the coding sequence TTGAAAAAATATGGTCTGCTTTTGTTGAGTTTTTGCTGTTTGAAGGTTGCAGCCGAGTTCAAAGAAAATCAAGTGTTTTCCATTCGTTTGAAACAGGCCCCGATGGTGGCGAGCTTGCAAGAGCTGGCACTGGTGCAAGGGACGAATTTAGTGGTGGATGACGAACTGGAGGGATCGCTTTCTTTGCAATTGGACAATGTGGATCTTGATCGCGTGTTGCGTTCTGTGGCGAGAATGAAAGGTTTGTCGTTGCGTGTGGAAGATGACATTTATTATTTGGGCAAACGTTCCGAGCAGGAAGCCTTTGCCGCACCGATGAATGCGGTGCCACCGGCGTTAGTCGGCGAATCCGTTGACGCGTTGAAAGAATCGGAATCCAATTTGGTCAGCCGTACGATAAAACTGCATTTCGCCAAAGCATCGGAAGTAATGAAATCCCTTACTACGGGTAGCGGCTCGTTGCTATCGCCGGCGGGTTCGATTGCCTTTGATGATCGTAGTAACTTGTTGATTATTCAAGATGAAGCGAAATCCGTCAAAAATATGGCGAAACTGATCGCAGAGCTTGATAAACCTATTGAACAAATCGCCATTGAGGCGCGTATCGTAACAATTACCGATGAGAGTTTGAAGGAATTAGGCGTGCGTTGGGGAATCTTTGCACCAACGGAAAACGCTTATCGCGTGGGTGGGAGTTTAGAGGCGGCCGGTTTTACGAATTTAACGGAAAATTTAAATGTGAATTTTGCCGCAAATACCACACCGGCCGGTTCAATAGCGCTGCAAGTGGCCAAGATTAACGGACGCTTGTTAGACTTGGAACTGACTGCATTGGAGCGTGAAAACAATGTGGAAATTATTGCCAGCCCACGTTTACTAACGACTAATAAGAAAAGCGCAAGTATCAAACAAGGGACGGAAATTCCTTATGTGGTCACCAACGGTAAAAACGACACACAATCTGTTGAATTCCGTGAAGCGGTACTGGGATTGGAAGTAACGCCGCATATTTCCAAAGATAATAATATTTTATTGGATTTATTGGTTAGTCAAAATTCACCAGGCAATCGTGTTTCTTATGGGCAGCAAAATAATGAAGTGGTGTCCATCGACAAGCAAGAAATTAACACCCAAGTATTTGCTAAAGATGGCGAAACTATCGTATTGGGTGGCGTGTTCCATGACACGATTAGTAAAGGTGTGGATAAAGTGCCGGTGTTGGGGGATATTCCGCTGGTAAAACGATTGTTCAGTAAAGAAAGCGAACGCCATCAAAAACGTGAGTTAGTGATTTTTGTGACGCCGCATATTTTGAAACAAGGGGAAACGTTGGATTCCTTAAAACAGAAAACGAGAGGCAAGCAAGGGCGGTAA
- a CDS encoding PilN domain-containing protein — translation MNGINLLPWRLEKYQRALITFLIKLCVVFSTALTAYATLYWFHQQQQTELNGRLQTLEQQKNRLAETAGQVMQIKQTIQSFTELQAIAPESVTQILSLLPQFPFRQGELESFNLNEDLVQLKGFCLEQDEFERLHEFLSAHFISVKLIQFKPEQGRLAFEFELSSTIKSGDR, via the coding sequence ATGAACGGGATTAATTTATTGCCTTGGCGGTTGGAAAAATATCAAAGGGCATTAATCACTTTTCTGATTAAGTTATGTGTCGTTTTCAGCACCGCATTGACCGCTTATGCGACGCTATATTGGTTTCACCAGCAACAACAGACCGAATTAAATGGACGCTTGCAAACCCTCGAACAACAAAAAAATCGCTTAGCCGAAACCGCCGGACAAGTTATGCAGATTAAGCAAACAATACAAAGTTTTACCGAATTGCAAGCCATTGCGCCCGAGAGCGTAACGCAAATTCTGTCCTTGTTGCCGCAATTTCCTTTCCGACAAGGTGAATTGGAGAGCTTTAATTTGAACGAAGATCTTGTTCAATTAAAGGGATTTTGTTTAGAACAAGACGAATTTGAACGATTACACGAATTTTTAAGTGCACATTTCATTTCGGTGAAGCTTATTCAATTTAAACCGGAGCAAGGACGTTTGGCATTTGAGTTTGAGCTTTCCTCAACCATAAAATCGGGTGATCGATGA
- a CDS encoding 23S rRNA (adenine(2030)-N(6))-methyltransferase RlmJ, with protein sequence MLSYRHSFHAGNHADVLKHIVLMLILENLKLKDKGFYYLDTHAGVGRYQLSSDEAEKTGEYKEGIGRLWERTDLPQEISRYVDLIKHLNFGAKTLRYYAGSPLIAAQLLRPQDRALLTELHPRDFPLLRNNFKEFKNVSVKCDNGFQQLKATLPPKERRGLVLIDPPYELKEDYDLVVKAAEEGYKRFATGTYAIWYPVVLRQQTKRIFKGLQASGIRKILKIELAVRPDSDQRGMTASGMAVINPPWTLENQMKAMLPYLVKTLVPEGTGSWTVEWITPE encoded by the coding sequence ATGTTAAGCTATCGTCATTCTTTCCACGCCGGCAACCATGCCGATGTACTAAAGCACATCGTATTGATGCTGATCTTGGAAAACCTCAAACTGAAAGACAAAGGCTTTTATTATCTCGATACGCATGCCGGCGTGGGACGTTATCAGCTATCTTCCGACGAAGCGGAAAAAACCGGCGAATACAAAGAAGGTATCGGGCGATTATGGGAACGAACAGATTTACCACAAGAAATAAGCCGCTATGTTGATTTAATTAAACACTTAAATTTTGGCGCTAAGACGCTTCGTTATTACGCGGGTTCGCCGTTGATCGCCGCACAATTATTACGCCCGCAAGATCGCGCCTTACTAACCGAATTGCACCCGCGTGATTTTCCGCTGCTGCGTAATAATTTCAAAGAGTTTAAAAACGTCAGCGTGAAATGCGATAACGGCTTCCAACAGCTGAAAGCCACGCTTCCGCCGAAGGAACGCCGTGGCTTGGTGCTAATCGATCCGCCGTATGAACTTAAGGAAGACTACGATTTGGTCGTGAAAGCAGCGGAAGAAGGCTACAAACGCTTCGCTACCGGCACTTATGCCATTTGGTATCCGGTGGTTTTACGTCAACAAACCAAACGTATTTTTAAAGGCTTGCAAGCCAGCGGCATACGTAAAATTCTGAAAATTGAACTTGCCGTGCGTCCGGACAGCGATCAACGCGGCATGACCGCCAGTGGCATGGCAGTAATTAATCCGCCTTGGACGTTGGAAAACCAAATGAAAGCAATGTTGCCTTATTTGGTGAAAACATTAGTGCCGGAAGGTACCGGCAGCTGGACTGTGGAATGGATTACACCGGAATAA